The DNA window ACATAATGCTTTTATTTCTGTCCCTTCGATCTTCATCATTCTTGCTACAGCTTCGGGTCCGCGCATACCTAAACCAATAAATCCGATTCTGACTTTATCTATTGGTTCGCATGCTAATCCAACTACGTTTTTTGTCTTCTTCTTTTGTTCTGATAATGATTCAGTCAATTCAATTCTTCCTTCTTTATTTATACTGAAAGAAGGAACAGAA is part of the candidate division WOR-3 bacterium genome and encodes:
- a CDS encoding twin-arginine translocation signal domain-containing protein is translated as MNNSRRKFLKNALISGAAIGLSSVPSFSINKEGRIELTESLSEQKKKTKNVVGLACEPIDKVRIGFIGLGMRGPEAVARMMKIEGTEIKALC